One window of Triticum dicoccoides isolate Atlit2015 ecotype Zavitan chromosome 5A, WEW_v2.0, whole genome shotgun sequence genomic DNA carries:
- the LOC119301337 gene encoding protein unc-13 homolog gives MARLFRDPRRDSASSSSNGFAPPAASPAASALPSPFPDLGVQLSPAELRETAYEVLVAASRTTGGKPLTYIPQAGPASPASASSASSANSSSSSLQRSLTSAAASKMKKALGLKSSASSKGGSPGSGGAGVKAAPRRPATVGELMRAQMRVSEPADARIRRGLLRIAAGQLGRRAEAMVLPLEFLQQFKASDFPDLQEHEAWQGRNLKLIEAGLLVHPFVPLNKSDSSAQRLKQIIRGAYDRPLETGKNSESMQVLRTAVTSLAGRSHDGTSDGCHWADGFPLNLHLYQMLVEACFDSDDSTVVDEIDEVIELLKKTWVILGINQMLHNLCFAWALFNHFVMSGQVDIELLSAAENQLVEVAKDAKTTKDPNYCKVLSSTLSSIMGWTEKRLLAYHETFNTSNIESMQGIVSIGVTAAKVLVEDISHEYRRRRKEETDVARSRIETYVRSSLRTAFAQRMEEADSKRSSRNPTPVMSILAKDIGDLAIKEKNLYSPILKTWHPLASGVAVATLHSCYGSELKQFIAGLTELTPETVQVLKSADKLEKDLVNIAVEDSVDSDDGGKSLIREMPPYEAENAIANLVKLWIKERVDRLKGWVDRNLKQETWSPGANRDNFAPSSVEMLRIIGETLDAFFELPIPMHPALLPDLTAGLDRSLQLYVSKAKSGCGSRSSFMPELPPLTRCEVGSKLLFKKKEKPQNPQHRGPQNGATNGTDPLGLPQLCVRLNTLQYIRSELENLEKKIKTCLRNVESAQADITNGLEFKFELCQAACQEGIQHLCETTAYKVTFFDLGHILWDTLYIGDIASSRVDLLLRELDPILETISGTVHIKVRNRAITALMKATFDGFLLVILAGGPLRAFTRQDSQIIEGDFRSLRDLFLADGDGLPEELVDKASSQVKNVLPLLRTDSEGLIERFKRLIADSDQSRTASRGKLPMPTTTGHWSPNDANTVLRVLCYRHEEAATRFLKKTYGLPKKL, from the exons ATGGCCCGCCTGTTCCGCGACCCCCGCCgcgactccgcctcctcctcctccaatggCTTCGCGCCCCCGGCCGCGTCGCCCGCCGCCTCCGCGCTCCCGTCGCCGTTCCCCGACCTCGGCGTGCAGCTCTCCCCGGCCGAGCTCCGCGAGACCGCCTACGAGGTCCTCGTCGCCGCGTCCCGCACCACCGGCGGCAAGCCCCTCACCTACATCCCCCAGGCGGGCCCCGCCTCCCCGGCCTCGGCCTCCTCGGCGTCCTCCGCCAacagctcctcctcctcgctccagCGCTCGCTCACCTCGGCCGCCGCCAGCAAGATGAAGAAGGCGCTCGGGCTCAAGTCCTCGGCCTCGTCCAAGGGGGGCAGCCCGGGGAGCGGCGGCGCCGGGGTCAAGGCGGCcccgcggcggccggcgacggtcggggagctgatgcgggcgcagatGCGCGTGTCGGAGCCCGCCGACGCCAGGATCCGGAGGGGCCTCCTCCGCATCGCCGCGGGTCAG CTTGGCAGGCGCGCGGAAGCTATGGTTTTACCCTTGGAATTCCTGCAGCAGTTCAAGGCATCAGATTTCCCTGATCttcaagaacacgaggcatggcagGGCAGGAACTTAAAGCTTATTGAGGCTGGTTTGCTTGTTCACCCGTTTGTTCCGCTGAACAAATCAGACAGTTCTGCACAACGGCTGAAGCAAATCATACGTGGAGCATATGATAGGCCACTTGAAACTGGGAAAAACTCAGAGTCAATGCAGGTCTTACGCACTGCTGTCACGTCCCTTGCTGGAAGGTCCCATGATGGAACTTCTGATGGATGCCACTGGGCAGATGGTTTCCCCTTGAATCTCCATCTTTACCAAATGTTGGTAGAAGCTTGCTTTGATAGTGATGATAGCACTGTGGTTGACGAGATTGATGAGGTGATTGAGCTCTTGAAGAAGACTTGGGTTATTCTTGGAATTAACCAGATGCTTCATAATCTTTGCTTCGCTTGGGCACTGTTCAATCATTTTGTTATGTCAGGCCAAGTTGATATCGAGCTGCTTTCTGCTGCTGAGAATCAGTTGGTTGAAGTTGCAAAGGATGCCAAAACCACCAAGGATCCAAATTACTGTAAAGTATTGAGTTCAACATTAAGCTCGATAATGGGCTGGACAGAAAAAAGACTTCTGGCGTACCATGAAACATTTAATACAAGTAACATCGAGTCCATGCAAGGTATTGTCTCAATTGGAGTGACAGCTGCAAAGGTGCTTGTTGAAGATATATCCCATGAATACCGCCGTAGGAGGAAAGAAGAGACTGATGTAGCTCGAAGTAGGATAGAAACATATGTAAGGTCTTCACTCCGTACAGCTTTTGCTCAA AGAATGGAAGAAGCAGATTCAAAGCGATCATCAAGGAACCCTACCCCAGTTATGTCTATCCTTGCAAAGGACATTGGTGACCTAGCAATTAAGGAGAAAAATCTGTACAGTCCAATATTGAAGACATGGCATCCCCTCGCTTCAGGTGTTGCTGTTGCAACGCTTCATTCATGTTATGGAAGTGAGCTGAAGCAGTTCATAGCTGGGCTTACAGAGTTAACCCCGGAGACAGTTCAAGTGCTCAAGTCTGCAGACAAATTAGAAAAGGATCTCGTTAATATTGCTGTCGAAGATTCTGTGGATAGTGATGATGGAGGCAAGTCATTAATCAGAGAGATGCCACCATATGAAGCTGAAAATGCAATTGCTAATCTTGTGAAACTGTGGATAAAAGAAAGGGTGGATAGACTCAAGGGATGGGTTGACCGGAATCTGAAGCAAGAG ACATGGAGTCCAGGTGCCAACAGAGATAACTTTGCTCCCTCGTCTGTGGAGATGCTTCGGATTATTGGGGAAACACTGGATGCATTTTTCGAATTGCCCATACCAATGCATCCAGCTCTTCTTCCTGATCTGACAGCAGGTCTGGATAGAAGCTTACAGCTTTATGTGTCTAAAGCAAAATCTGGCTGTG GGTCAAGGAGTTCTTTTATGCCCGAACTGCCTCCACTAACACGATGTGAGGTTGGCTCTAAACTACTATTCAAGAAAAAGGAGAAGCCACAGAATCCACAGCATCGAGGACCACAGAATGGAGCAACCAATGGAACTGACCCCTTGGGCCTTCCTCAACTTTGTGTGCGCCTGAATACACTTCAGTACATCCGAAGCGAGCTGGAGAACCTAGAGAAGAAGATTAAAACATGCTTGCGGAACGTCGAGTCAGCTCAGGCAGATATTACTAATGGATTGGAGTTCAAGTTTGAACTTTGTCAGGCGGCCTGTCAAGAAGGTATACAACACTTGTGTGAGACGACTGCTTACAAGGTCACCTTTTTCGACTTGGGCCATATTCTGTGGGACACCCTCTACATCGGTGATATTGCATCGAGCAGGGTGGACTTATTGTTGAGAGAGCTTGATCCTATCCTGGAGACAATATCAGGTACGGTGCACATCAAGGTGCGGAACCGTGCCATAACGGCATTGATGAAAGCCACATTCGACGgcttcttgctggttatccttgctgGTGGGCCTCTGCGTGCTTTTACCCGGCAGGACTCTCAGATAATAGAGGGCGACTTCAGGTCCCTCAGAGACCTGTTTCTGGCCGACGGAGATGGTTTGCCGGAGGAGCTGGTCGACAAGGCGTCCTCCCAGGTAAAGAATGTCCTGCCCCTCCTACGAACAGACTCGGAAGGCCTCATCGAGCGGTTCAAACGACTGATTGCCGATTCGGATCAAAGCCGAACTGCCTCCAGGGGCAAGTTGCCGATGCCAACGACTACAGGCCACTGGAGTCCAAATGATGCGAACACGGTCCTGCGGGTCCTGTGCTACCGGCACGAGGAGGCGGCTACAAGGTTCCTCAAGAAAACCTATGGCCTTCCCAAGAAGCTTTGA